A single Methanocaldococcus bathoardescens DNA region contains:
- a CDS encoding LL-diaminopimelate aminotransferase: MESYIQNLFAERIGGKKFGKEDVIYKFEKIKRAKQEAMKRHPDMELIDMGVGEPDEMADPEVIRVLCEEAKKWENRGYADNGIQELKDAVPPYMEKVYGVKDIDPVNEVIHSMGSKPALAYITSAFINPGDVTLMTVPGYPVTATHTKWYGGEVYNLPLLEENDFLPDLESIPEDIKKRAKILYLNYPNNPTGAQATKKFYKEVVDFAFENEVIVVQDAAYGALVYDGKPLSFLSVKDAKEVGVEIHSFSKAFNMTGWRLAFLVGNELIIKAFATVKDNFDSGQFIPIQKAGIYCLQHPEITERVRQKYERRLRKMVKILNEVGFKARMPGGTFYLYVKSPRRANGIEFETAEDFSQHLIKEKLISTVPWDDAGHYLRLAACFVAKDENGNPTTEEKYEDMVLEEFKRRLEDLDLEFE; encoded by the coding sequence ATGGAGAGCTACATACAAAACTTATTTGCTGAGAGAATTGGTGGAAAGAAGTTTGGAAAAGAAGATGTAATTTACAAGTTTGAGAAAATTAAGAGAGCAAAGCAAGAAGCTATGAAAAGACATCCAGATATGGAATTAATAGATATGGGTGTTGGAGAGCCAGATGAAATGGCAGACCCTGAAGTTATAAGAGTTTTGTGTGAGGAAGCTAAAAAATGGGAAAATAGAGGATATGCAGATAACGGAATTCAAGAGTTAAAAGATGCTGTCCCACCATACATGGAAAAGGTTTATGGAGTTAAAGATATAGACCCGGTTAATGAGGTTATTCACTCAATGGGTTCAAAGCCAGCATTAGCATATATAACCTCTGCCTTCATCAACCCTGGAGATGTTACATTGATGACAGTCCCTGGCTATCCAGTTACAGCAACACACACAAAATGGTATGGTGGAGAAGTTTATAATTTACCATTGTTAGAGGAAAATGATTTCTTACCAGATTTAGAGAGTATTCCAGAGGATATTAAAAAGAGGGCAAAGATACTCTATCTCAATTACCCAAACAACCCAACAGGAGCACAAGCAACAAAGAAATTCTATAAAGAAGTTGTTGATTTTGCATTTGAAAATGAGGTTATTGTTGTTCAAGATGCCGCTTATGGAGCTTTGGTTTATGATGGAAAACCGCTCTCATTTTTATCAGTTAAAGATGCAAAAGAGGTTGGTGTTGAAATCCACAGTTTCTCAAAGGCATTTAACATGACTGGTTGGAGATTGGCATTTTTAGTTGGAAATGAACTTATAATTAAAGCGTTTGCAACAGTTAAGGATAACTTTGATAGTGGGCAATTCATCCCAATCCAAAAAGCTGGAATTTATTGTTTGCAACACCCAGAAATAACTGAAAGAGTTAGACAGAAGTATGAGAGAAGATTAAGAAAGATGGTTAAAATATTAAATGAAGTAGGATTTAAAGCAAGAATGCCAGGAGGAACATTCTACTTGTATGTTAAATCACCAAGAAGAGCTAATGGTATTGAATTTGAAACAGCAGAAGATTTCTCTCAACACTTAATTAAAGAAAAATTAATATCAACAGTTCCGTGGGATGATGCCGGACATTATTTAAGATTAGCAGCATGTTTTGTTGCTAAGGATGAAAATGGAAATCCAACAACAGAAGAGAAGTATGAAGATATGGTTTTAGAAGAATTTAAGAGAAGATTAGAAGATTTAGATTTAGAATTTGAATAA
- a CDS encoding DUF357 domain-containing protein — translation MREITEEKLENYFKRTEEAINIIKKGMPPKRSLLYDVAKDFLLMIESYFEDAKAFKERGDYVTAFASLNYAYGWIDAGVRLGIFDVGDDDVRFTLAK, via the coding sequence ATTAGAGAGATAACTGAGGAAAAATTAGAAAATTACTTTAAAAGAACAGAGGAAGCTATAAACATTATTAAAAAAGGTATGCCACCAAAGAGGAGTTTGTTGTATGATGTAGCTAAAGATTTTTTATTGATGATAGAGAGTTATTTTGAAGATGCCAAAGCATTTAAAGAGAGAGGGGATTATGTAACCGCATTTGCTTCATTAAATTATGCCTATGGTTGGATTGATGCTGGTGTTAGATTAGGAATTTTTGATGTTGGAGATGATGATGTAAGATTTACACTTGCTAAATAA
- a CDS encoding GNAT family N-acetyltransferase translates to MRSPDTIVVDEKFRGKGIGSKLLAEAEKYCKENGLLRLSLLADKDNKKALKFYKSKGWKFTNLICLRKFFNGEKSD, encoded by the coding sequence CTGCGAAGTCCTGACACTATAGTTGTTGATGAAAAGTTTAGAGGAAAAGGTATTGGAAGCAAACTTTTAGCTGAAGCAGAAAAATACTGCAAAGAAAATGGTTTATTAAGATTATCATTATTAGCAGATAAAGACAACAAAAAAGCATTAAAATTTTATAAATCCAAAGGATGGAAATTTACAAACTTAATATGTTTAAGAAAATTTTTTAATGGTGAGAAAAGTGATTAG
- a CDS encoding helix-turn-helix transcriptional regulator gives MKNKLKIYRAMHNLTQEELAKKLGVSRQTIIAIEKGKYDPSLKLAFKIAKFFGVKIEDIFIYDEDDD, from the coding sequence ATGAAAAATAAATTAAAAATTTATAGGGCAATGCATAACTTAACTCAAGAAGAATTGGCAAAAAAGTTAGGAGTTAGTAGGCAAACAATTATTGCTATAGAGAAGGGGAAATACGACCCGTCTTTAAAATTAGCATTTAAAATAGCAAAGTTTTTTGGTGTTAAGATTGAAGATATATTTATTTATGATGAGGATGATGATTAA
- a CDS encoding pyruvate ferredoxin oxidoreductase subunit gamma, producing MIEIRFHGRGGQGAVTAAQILAKAAFYDGKFCQAFPFFGVERRGAPVMAFTRIDDKKITLRCQIYNPDYVVVQDPTLLESVNVVEGLKENGGIIINTVKDDLDLGYKTYTIDATGIALDVLGVPIVNTAMVGAFAGVTKLVSIESVKKAILDTFKGKLGEKNAKAAEVAYNEMLKKYG from the coding sequence ATGATAGAAATTAGATTCCATGGAAGAGGAGGACAGGGAGCTGTTACTGCCGCTCAAATATTGGCTAAAGCTGCTTTTTATGATGGAAAGTTCTGTCAAGCATTTCCATTCTTTGGTGTTGAAAGAAGAGGAGCCCCAGTTATGGCATTTACAAGAATAGACGATAAAAAAATCACATTAAGATGCCAAATATACAACCCAGATTATGTTGTAGTTCAAGACCCTACTCTTTTAGAGAGTGTTAATGTTGTTGAGGGGTTAAAGGAAAATGGGGGAATTATTATTAACACTGTTAAAGATGATTTGGATTTGGGATATAAAACATACACAATTGATGCTACAGGAATAGCTTTAGATGTTTTAGGAGTTCCTATAGTAAATACTGCAATGGTTGGGGCATTTGCAGGAGTTACAAAGCTTGTTAGTATTGAATCAGTTAAAAAGGCAATATTAGACACATTTAAAGGAAAGTTAGGAGAGAAGAATGCTAAAGCAGCTGAAGTAGCTTACAATGAGATGTTAAAAAAATATGGATAA
- the porD gene encoding pyruvate synthase subunit PorD, producing MVTIAAIIYEPGNSIKNKTGSWRTFRPILDNEKCVKCENCYIFCPEGAIQEDENGNFKIDYDYCKGCLICMNECPVNAITKVREEK from the coding sequence ATGGTTACAATTGCAGCTATTATATATGAGCCAGGAAACTCAATTAAAAACAAAACAGGAAGCTGGAGAACATTTAGACCAATTTTAGACAATGAAAAATGTGTAAAATGTGAAAACTGCTATATATTCTGTCCAGAGGGAGCTATTCAAGAGGATGAAAATGGAAACTTCAAGATAGATTACGATTACTGTAAAGGTTGCCTAATATGTATGAATGAATGTCCAGTAAATGCAATAACAAAGGTTAGAGAAGAGAAATAA
- the porA gene encoding pyruvate synthase subunit PorA, with translation MCEVKVITGTSAAAEAAKLADVDVIAAYPITPQTTCVEKLAEFVANGELDAEYIKVESEHSAMSACIGAAATGARTFTATASQGLALMHEMLFIASGMRLPIVMMVANRALSAPINIWNDHQDSISERDSGWIQIYVEDNQETLDSIIQAYKIAENEDVLLPVMVCLDGFILTHTVEPVTIPKAERVREFLGVYEPKHAYLDPDRPVTQGPVGVPDCYMETRKQVEEAMERAKKVIKEVNEEFAERFKRKYGNGLVEAYNLDKADTVLVAMGSVCGTIKYVIDELKKEGKEVGLLRIRTYRPFPKEDVRELLKDAENIAVLDKNISFGFNKGALGIEMASILKNKKVCNYIVGLGGRDIKIDDIKTIINHVEKAEDDTTLWIGLKE, from the coding sequence ATGTGTGAAGTTAAAGTTATTACAGGAACTTCAGCTGCTGCTGAAGCGGCTAAATTAGCTGATGTTGATGTTATAGCTGCTTATCCAATCACACCACAAACAACATGTGTTGAGAAGTTAGCTGAGTTTGTAGCCAATGGAGAGTTGGATGCTGAGTATATAAAGGTTGAAAGTGAGCACTCAGCAATGTCTGCCTGTATTGGAGCTGCTGCAACAGGAGCAAGGACATTTACTGCAACTGCCTCACAAGGTTTAGCTTTAATGCATGAAATGTTATTCATTGCATCAGGTATGAGATTACCAATAGTTATGATGGTTGCTAACAGAGCTTTATCAGCCCCTATAAACATTTGGAACGACCATCAGGATTCAATATCAGAGAGAGATAGTGGATGGATTCAGATATATGTTGAAGACAACCAAGAAACACTTGATAGCATTATTCAAGCTTACAAAATTGCTGAAAATGAAGATGTTTTATTGCCAGTTATGGTTTGTTTAGACGGATTTATCTTAACTCACACAGTAGAACCAGTAACAATTCCAAAGGCAGAAAGAGTTAGAGAATTTTTAGGTGTTTATGAACCAAAACACGCATATTTAGACCCAGATAGACCAGTGACTCAAGGGCCTGTTGGAGTTCCAGATTGCTATATGGAAACAAGAAAGCAGGTAGAGGAAGCAATGGAAAGAGCCAAAAAAGTAATTAAAGAAGTTAATGAGGAATTTGCTGAAAGATTTAAGAGAAAATATGGAAATGGTTTAGTTGAAGCATACAACTTAGATAAAGCAGATACAGTTTTAGTTGCAATGGGTTCTGTCTGTGGAACAATAAAATACGTTATTGATGAGCTTAAAAAAGAAGGAAAAGAAGTTGGGTTGTTGAGAATAAGAACCTACAGGCCATTCCCAAAAGAGGATGTTAGAGAGCTTTTAAAGGATGCAGAAAATATAGCTGTGTTAGATAAAAACATCTCATTTGGATTTAATAAGGGAGCTTTAGGAATTGAAATGGCATCAATTTTAAAGAATAAGAAGGTTTGCAACTACATTGTTGGATTAGGTGGAAGAGACATCAAAATAGATGATATAAAAACAATAATTAATCATGTTGAGAAAGCAGAGGATGATACGACTTTATGGATTGGATTGAAAGAATAA
- the porB gene encoding pyruvate synthase subunit PorB, whose protein sequence is MQFPREEYFAPGHRGCAGCGAAIVARLLLKVAGKNTIISNATGCLEVMTTPYPETSWRVPWIHTAFENAAATASGIEAAIKALKRKRGKHADKKINVIAIGGDGGTADIGFQALSGAMERGHDILYIMYDNEAYMNTGIQRSSSTPFMAATTTSPAGSKIRGEDRPKKDMTMIMAAHGIPYVATACISYPEDFMRKIKKALSIEGPKFIQVLQPCTTGWGYPPEKTIEIGRLAVETGIFPLYEIENGEFRITYKPAKRKPVREYLKMQKRYRHLTDEDIERIQRYIDEKCKLLGL, encoded by the coding sequence ATGCAATTTCCAAGAGAAGAGTACTTTGCACCAGGGCACAGAGGGTGTGCTGGTTGTGGAGCTGCAATTGTAGCAAGATTATTGCTAAAAGTAGCTGGAAAAAACACTATTATATCAAACGCTACTGGCTGTTTGGAAGTTATGACAACACCATATCCAGAGACATCATGGAGGGTTCCTTGGATTCATACAGCATTTGAAAACGCTGCAGCAACTGCAAGCGGTATTGAAGCAGCTATAAAGGCATTAAAAAGAAAAAGAGGAAAGCACGCTGATAAAAAAATAAATGTTATAGCTATTGGGGGAGATGGAGGGACTGCGGATATTGGTTTTCAGGCATTAAGTGGAGCTATGGAAAGAGGGCACGATATATTGTATATTATGTATGATAACGAAGCTTACATGAACACTGGAATACAAAGAAGTTCATCAACACCTTTCATGGCTGCTACAACAACATCCCCAGCTGGTTCAAAAATTAGAGGGGAAGATAGACCTAAAAAAGATATGACAATGATAATGGCAGCTCATGGCATTCCTTATGTTGCTACCGCATGTATCTCATATCCTGAAGATTTCATGAGAAAGATTAAAAAGGCATTAAGCATTGAAGGTCCTAAATTTATCCAAGTTTTACAACCTTGTACAACAGGTTGGGGATACCCACCAGAAAAAACAATAGAAATTGGAAGATTGGCTGTTGAGACTGGAATTTTCCCACTTTATGAAATTGAAAATGGGGAGTTTAGAATTACATACAAACCAGCCAAGAGAAAGCCAGTTAGAGAATACCTAAAGATGCAAAAAAGATACAGACACTTGACTGATGAAGATATTGAAAGAATTCAAAGATATATTGATGAGAAGTGTAAGCTATTGGGGTTGTAA
- a CDS encoding 4Fe-4S dicluster domain-containing protein — protein MKKIIMANYNCDNCGDCVKACMEKNKVGRISIMEKDGKYIPILCQHCASAPCKEVCPVAAIEHKDGYVYLNEDVCIGCGLCALACPFGAILMEDKAYKCILCDGDEPACVKACSKRCLELVDVNELIFAKRDKSLDLFGKMSLPSQKTDNSLISKITIDAKVQP, from the coding sequence ATGAAAAAAATAATAATGGCAAACTACAACTGTGACAACTGTGGGGATTGTGTTAAGGCATGTATGGAGAAGAACAAAGTTGGAAGAATAAGTATAATGGAGAAAGATGGCAAATACATCCCAATCCTTTGCCAGCACTGTGCTTCAGCCCCATGTAAAGAAGTCTGCCCAGTTGCAGCAATTGAGCATAAAGATGGTTATGTATATTTGAATGAAGATGTTTGTATTGGATGTGGTTTATGTGCCTTAGCATGTCCATTTGGAGCTATATTAATGGAAGACAAAGCATACAAGTGTATTTTATGCGATGGAGATGAGCCTGCATGTGTTAAAGCTTGCTCAAAGAGATGCTTAGAACTTGTTGATGTAAATGAGCTAATATTTGCTAAGAGAGATAAATCCTTAGATTTATTTGGTAAGATGTCCCTACCATCACAAAAAACAGATAACAGTTTAATTTCAAAAATAACCATAGATGCAAAGGTTCAACCTTAA
- a CDS encoding 4Fe-4S dicluster domain-containing protein, whose translation MVVVNVGSCIGCRRCERSCPINGITFNEFPIKCMHCDKNPCLYACPENAIERIDDKVVVIKDKCIGCGLCALACPFGAIRIDGIAIKCDGCYKRDVEICKEVCPTGAIDTLEEILSNKLCNTLDKLSKLYNIYGGLKGSAK comes from the coding sequence ATGGTGGTAGTTAATGTTGGTTCTTGCATTGGATGTAGGAGATGTGAAAGAAGTTGCCCAATAAATGGAATCACCTTTAATGAATTTCCAATAAAATGTATGCATTGTGATAAAAATCCCTGCTTATATGCATGTCCAGAAAATGCAATAGAGAGGATTGACGATAAAGTAGTAGTCATAAAAGATAAATGTATTGGCTGTGGTTTATGTGCTTTGGCTTGTCCATTTGGGGCAATAAGAATTGATGGAATAGCAATAAAATGTGATGGATGCTATAAAAGAGATGTTGAAATTTGTAAGGAAGTATGTCCAACTGGAGCTATTGACACTCTTGAAGAAATATTGAGTAATAAGTTATGTAATACTCTTGACAAGTTAAGCAAATTGTATAACATTTATGGTGGACTTAAGGGTAGTGCTAAATAA
- a CDS encoding tetratricopeptide repeat protein: MDCEDMIKTLEVLKNVIKAIEFSDKGEFDKAVKCLDEALSLDPKNNLILYIKGIILKVMGDMDNSMKYFEKIDSNKEKSPLSWANLICLNFVKGDYEKTLKYIDKLSKVSKNCYLSPFHTALIFIELGKYEEALKYFDELLKVNDKLSSIWRQKAILLGDLGRLNEAIECLDRVVEINKNDAYAWYLKGKMLKKLGEYKEALKCLYVAVELNKGWIHAYKDIGYLELILGNYDDALKYLDKYLERYPEDIETKYYKALVYEHLNKPEDALKIYDEIISKNGNSFILKNSLINKARILEKLGKIEEAVKTYNKILDNNKI, translated from the coding sequence ATGGATTGTGAGGATATGATAAAAACTCTTGAAGTTTTAAAAAATGTTATTAAAGCAATTGAATTTTCTGATAAAGGGGAATTTGATAAAGCAGTTAAATGCTTAGACGAAGCCTTATCATTAGACCCAAAGAATAACTTAATTTTATACATAAAAGGAATAATTTTAAAAGTTATGGGGGATATGGATAATTCAATGAAATATTTTGAAAAAATCGACAGTAACAAAGAAAAATCTCCACTTTCGTGGGCTAACTTGATATGTTTAAATTTTGTTAAAGGAGATTATGAAAAAACCTTAAAATACATTGATAAACTTTCAAAGGTTTCTAAGAACTGTTATTTATCCCCTTTTCATACTGCTTTGATATTTATTGAATTGGGGAAGTATGAAGAGGCATTAAAATATTTTGATGAACTGTTAAAAGTAAATGACAAGCTATCCTCAATATGGAGACAAAAAGCTATTTTATTGGGGGATTTGGGAAGATTAAATGAAGCTATTGAATGTTTAGATAGAGTTGTTGAGATTAATAAAAATGATGCGTATGCGTGGTATTTAAAAGGAAAAATGTTGAAAAAATTAGGGGAATACAAAGAAGCACTTAAATGTTTATACGTTGCGGTGGAATTGAATAAAGGATGGATACATGCCTATAAAGATATTGGATATCTCGAGCTAATATTAGGAAATTATGATGATGCATTAAAATATTTAGACAAATATTTAGAAAGGTATCCTGAAGATATTGAAACAAAATATTATAAAGCATTAGTTTATGAACATTTAAACAAACCTGAAGATGCCTTAAAAATTTATGATGAAATTATTTCAAAAAATGGTAATAGCTTTATATTGAAAAACTCATTAATAAATAAAGCGAGAATCCTCGAAAAACTTGGAAAAATTGAAGAAGCAGTAAAGACATACAATAAAATATTAGATAATAATAAAATCTAA
- the infB gene encoding intein-containing translation initiation factor aIF-2, producing the protein MAKKNTKKDNKNQNLRCPIVCVLGHVDHGKTTLLDKIRKTRVAKREAGGITQHIGASEIPIDVIKRLCGDLLKMLKADLKIPGLLVIDTPGHEAFTSLRKRGGALADIAILVVDINEGFKPQTVEAVNILRQCKTPFVVAANKIDLIPGWNSKEGPFILNFNEKAQHPNALTEFEIRLYENIIKPLNELGFDADLYSRVQDVTKTVCIIPVSAVTGEGVPDLLMMVAGLAQKFLEDRLKLNVEGYAKGTILEVKEEKGLGTTIDAIIYDGIAKRGDYLVVGLPDDVLVTRVKALLKPKPLDEMRDPRDKFKPVNEVTAAAGVKIAAPELDKVIAGCPIRIVPKDKIEEAKEEVMREVEEAKIEVDDEGILIKADTLGSLEALANELRKAGVKIKKAEVGDVTKKDIIEVASYKQSNPLHGAIVAFNVKILPEAQKEIEKYDIKVFLDNIIYKLVEDFTEWVKKEEERIKYGEFEKLIKPAIVRILPDCIFRQKDPAICGIEVICGTLKVGYPLMREDGMQLGYVREIKDRGENVKEAKAGKAVSIAIDGRVILKRHVDEGDYMYVAVPENHVRELYHKYMDRLRNDEKEALLKYMELMQKLTNNIFWGR; encoded by the coding sequence ATGGCTAAAAAAAACACTAAGAAGGATAATAAAAATCAGAATCTCAGATGTCCAATTGTATGTGTTTTAGGACACGTAGACCATGGAAAAACTACACTTTTAGATAAGATTAGAAAAACAAGAGTCGCTAAAAGAGAAGCTGGAGGAATTACTCAACACATAGGGGCGAGTGAGATTCCAATAGATGTTATAAAGAGGTTATGTGGAGATTTATTAAAGATGTTAAAGGCAGATTTAAAAATTCCAGGTCTGTTAGTTATAGATACTCCCGGGCATGAAGCATTTACATCTTTAAGAAAAAGAGGAGGAGCTTTGGCTGATATAGCCATATTAGTTGTTGATATAAACGAGGGCTTTAAGCCACAAACAGTTGAGGCAGTTAATATATTAAGGCAATGTAAAACCCCATTTGTTGTAGCAGCAAATAAAATTGACTTAATCCCTGGATGGAACTCTAAGGAGGGGCCATTTATCTTAAACTTCAATGAAAAGGCCCAACACCCAAATGCTCTAACTGAATTTGAAATAAGGTTGTATGAAAACATAATAAAACCATTAAATGAGCTTGGTTTTGATGCAGATTTATATTCAAGAGTTCAAGACGTTACAAAAACTGTTTGTATCATCCCTGTCTCAGCAGTTACTGGAGAGGGGGTTCCTGATTTATTAATGATGGTTGCAGGTTTAGCTCAAAAGTTTTTGGAGGATAGATTAAAGCTTAATGTTGAAGGATATGCAAAAGGGACAATATTAGAAGTTAAAGAAGAGAAAGGATTGGGAACAACAATAGATGCCATAATTTATGATGGAATTGCTAAAAGAGGAGATTACTTAGTTGTTGGATTGCCTGATGATGTTTTAGTAACAAGAGTTAAAGCTTTATTAAAACCAAAGCCATTGGATGAAATGAGAGACCCAAGAGATAAGTTTAAACCAGTAAATGAAGTTACTGCCGCTGCTGGAGTTAAGATAGCAGCTCCTGAATTGGATAAAGTTATAGCTGGATGTCCAATAAGGATTGTTCCAAAAGATAAGATAGAGGAAGCAAAAGAGGAAGTGATGAGGGAGGTTGAAGAGGCAAAAATAGAGGTTGATGATGAAGGAATTTTGATTAAAGCAGATACTCTTGGCTCTTTAGAAGCTTTGGCTAATGAGTTAAGGAAGGCAGGAGTTAAGATTAAGAAGGCAGAGGTTGGAGATGTAACTAAGAAAGATATAATTGAGGTTGCATCATACAAGCAGAGTAACCCATTACATGGAGCGATAGTTGCATTTAATGTAAAAATATTGCCAGAAGCACAGAAAGAGATTGAAAAATATGACATAAAAGTGTTTTTAGATAATATTATCTACAAGTTAGTTGAGGACTTCACAGAATGGGTTAAAAAAGAGGAAGAGAGAATTAAATATGGTGAATTTGAGAAGCTTATCAAACCTGCAATTGTCAGAATTTTACCAGATTGTATATTTAGACAAAAAGACCCTGCAATTTGTGGAATTGAAGTTATTTGTGGAACTTTAAAAGTTGGTTATCCTTTAATGAGAGAGGATGGAATGCAGCTTGGTTATGTTAGAGAAATAAAAGATAGAGGAGAAAATGTTAAAGAGGCAAAGGCAGGAAAGGCAGTTTCAATAGCTATAGATGGAAGAGTTATATTGAAAAGGCATGTTGATGAAGGAGATTATATGTATGTAGCTGTTCCAGAAAACCATGTTAGAGAACTCTACCATAAATACATGGATAGATTAAGAAACGATGAAAAAGAGGCATTATTAAAATACATGGAATTAATGCAAAAACTGACAAACAATATATTCTGGGGAAGATAA
- the yjjX gene encoding inosine/xanthosine triphosphatase, which yields MDFKNKKCEICGEKAEIFLFGKFLCKNEKCIEEAKKLSMARHKLRVVAIGSTNPVKIEAVKEGFEKVLGAVEVVGVDVISGVSSHPIGLEETYLGALNRAKNAFEKVQCTYAVGIEAGLIKVGEHYIDIHVCVVFDGIRETVGLSQGFEYPKIVAEKVLEGIEGGKIAEKISGIKDIGKNIGLIGYLTDNNITRKDLCRDSVIMALIPRMMKNAHLY from the coding sequence ATGGACTTTAAAAATAAGAAATGCGAAATTTGTGGTGAAAAAGCAGAGATTTTTTTATTTGGGAAATTTTTATGCAAAAATGAAAAATGTATTGAAGAAGCTAAAAAGCTGAGCATGGCAAGGCATAAGTTGAGAGTTGTTGCTATTGGCTCTACAAATCCAGTAAAGATAGAGGCGGTTAAAGAAGGATTTGAGAAGGTTTTAGGAGCTGTTGAAGTAGTTGGAGTTGATGTTATTAGTGGAGTTTCATCCCATCCTATTGGATTAGAAGAAACTTATTTGGGGGCGTTAAATAGAGCAAAAAATGCGTTTGAAAAGGTTCAATGCACTTATGCTGTGGGAATAGAGGCAGGTTTAATAAAAGTGGGGGAACATTATATAGATATCCATGTATGTGTAGTTTTTGATGGAATTAGAGAGACGGTTGGTTTATCTCAGGGCTTTGAATATCCAAAGATTGTAGCTGAAAAAGTTTTAGAAGGGATTGAAGGAGGAAAAATAGCTGAAAAAATTTCAGGTATTAAAGATATTGGAAAAAATATTGGTTTAATTGGTTATCTAACTGATAATAATATAACAAGAAAAGATTTATGTAGAGATAGTGTAATAATGGCTCTAATTCCAAGGATGATGAAAAATGCTCATCTATATTAG
- a CDS encoding S24/S26 family peptidase: protein MVVLFLIWSHVNVVVSDSMYPIMKRGDLVIVENAGFEFNPNDVDVGDIVVYKAHWPYYQYLLYEVDYKLNLNPNKTLCIFREGDIKDVSIKVLGEIKTNKGNYKILEVDIPKSPIKPVIHRVIDKVEFNNKTYFIIKGDNNPIHDPELVSVNQIKQKVIVINGHPLVIPYIGYLSIWVKEYWYLVLLFILLYYAYDYLKGGRK from the coding sequence TTGGTTGTTTTATTTTTAATTTGGAGCCATGTAAATGTTGTAGTATCTGACAGTATGTATCCTATAATGAAGAGAGGGGATTTAGTTATAGTAGAAAATGCTGGCTTTGAATTTAATCCAAACGATGTTGATGTTGGAGATATTGTTGTTTATAAAGCTCACTGGCCTTATTATCAATATTTGCTCTATGAAGTGGATTATAAACTCAACCTAAACCCAAACAAAACTTTATGCATATTCAGGGAAGGAGATATTAAAGATGTATCAATAAAAGTTTTGGGAGAGATAAAGACAAATAAAGGTAATTATAAAATACTAGAGGTTGATATTCCAAAAAGTCCAATAAAACCAGTAATCCATAGAGTTATTGATAAGGTTGAGTTTAACAATAAAACTTACTTTATAATAAAAGGAGATAATAATCCAATTCATGACCCAGAGCTCGTTTCAGTTAATCAGATAAAGCAAAAAGTTATAGTTATAAATGGACATCCTTTAGTAATTCCATATATTGGATATCTGTCAATATGGGTTAAAGAATATTGGTATTTAGTACTTTTGTTTATCTTGCTTTATTATGCATACGACTATCTTAAAGGAGGGAGAAAATGA